A genomic stretch from Photobacterium atrarenae includes:
- a CDS encoding GNAT family N-acetyltransferase, whose protein sequence is MQWQCLTFEQLTTHQLYELLKLRVDVFVVEQDCPYPELDNKDQLPHTRHLLGYQQGKLAAYLRLLAPGSTYPNASIGRVLTAEFARGNGAGHALLKEGLAHAERLWPDHSLDIGAQSHLQPYYGRYGFEPISEEYLEDGIPHIDMRLRKGKVLG, encoded by the coding sequence ATGCAATGGCAATGCCTGACATTTGAGCAACTGACCACTCATCAGCTTTATGAACTCCTCAAGCTCAGAGTCGATGTGTTTGTGGTCGAACAAGACTGCCCCTATCCGGAACTGGATAACAAAGATCAGCTGCCGCACACCCGCCATTTACTGGGCTACCAGCAAGGTAAGCTGGCCGCATACCTGCGACTGCTAGCACCGGGCAGTACCTACCCGAACGCCAGTATCGGCCGGGTCCTGACCGCCGAATTCGCCCGCGGCAACGGGGCCGGCCATGCCCTGCTCAAGGAAGGGTTAGCGCATGCCGAGCGATTGTGGCCGGATCACAGCCTGGATATCGGGGCCCAATCGCATTTGCAGCCTTACTATGGCCGTTACGGATTTGAGCCGATTTCAGAGGAATATTTAGAAGACGGGATCCCGCATATCGACATGCGGCTGCGCAAAGGAAAAGTTCTGGGCTAA
- a CDS encoding bifunctional 2',3'-cyclic-nucleotide 2'-phosphodiesterase/3'-nucleotidase gives MKLSVKPLSVAVLGGLLTLAGPAAAETIKLRILETTDIHTNVMDYDYYKDKPTLKTGLVRTATLVKQARAEVTNSILVDNGDLIQGSPMGDYMAAKGISTGEVHPVYKAMNQLDYDVANLGNHEFNYGLDFLKKSLDGAAFPYINANVIDLKTGQNLFTPYLIKTHKFQDTDGQTHDVKVGYIGFVPPQIMIWDKKNLEGKVKALDIKQTAEKFVPQMRAEGADIIVAIPHSGVSADPYKVMAENSVYYLTQVEGIDAIAFGHSHAVFPSKAFANLPNTDVDKGTINGVAAVMPGRWGDHLGVMDLVLEKSGDGWTVANAQTEARPIYDKYEKKPLVEADAKLVAAVANDHTATRDFVNQPIGKASDVMYSYLALVQDDPTVQIVNLAQKDYVERFIQGDPDLDGLPVLSAAAPFKAGGRANDPANYTEVEAGQLTFRNAADLYLYPNTLVALKVTGKEVKEWLECSAAQFNQINLNSDQPQGLINWDGFRTYNFDVIDGVQYQIDVSQPARYDGNCKLINGQASRIRELTFNGKPVNPEQPFLIATNNYRAYGAKFAGTGDAFIAFAAPDENRTVLANYISRISKAQGQVVPKADNNWRFAPLQSKQPLDIRFETSPSEKAAAFIKANSQYPMKQVATDKIGFAVYQIDLQ, from the coding sequence ATGAAATTATCTGTCAAGCCCCTGTCTGTCGCCGTTCTGGGCGGTTTGCTGACCCTGGCCGGTCCGGCTGCCGCAGAGACGATCAAGCTACGTATTCTCGAAACCACCGACATCCATACCAATGTCATGGATTATGACTATTACAAGGATAAGCCGACCCTGAAAACCGGTCTGGTCCGGACCGCGACTCTGGTCAAGCAGGCCCGCGCTGAAGTGACCAACAGTATCCTGGTGGATAACGGGGACCTGATCCAGGGCAGCCCGATGGGCGACTACATGGCAGCCAAAGGGATCAGTACCGGGGAAGTCCATCCGGTGTACAAGGCGATGAACCAGCTCGATTATGATGTCGCCAACCTGGGGAATCATGAGTTCAACTACGGCCTGGACTTCCTGAAAAAATCACTCGATGGCGCCGCCTTCCCGTACATCAACGCCAACGTGATTGATTTGAAAACCGGTCAGAACCTGTTTACCCCGTACCTGATCAAAACACACAAATTTCAGGATACCGATGGCCAAACCCACGATGTCAAAGTCGGTTATATCGGCTTCGTCCCGCCGCAAATCATGATTTGGGATAAAAAGAACCTGGAAGGGAAAGTCAAAGCGCTTGATATCAAGCAGACTGCCGAGAAATTTGTCCCGCAAATGAGAGCAGAAGGTGCCGATATCATCGTGGCGATCCCGCACTCCGGGGTTTCAGCCGATCCGTACAAGGTAATGGCGGAAAACTCGGTGTACTACCTCACCCAAGTTGAAGGGATCGACGCCATCGCTTTTGGCCACTCCCACGCCGTTTTCCCGAGCAAAGCCTTTGCCAACCTGCCCAATACTGATGTCGACAAAGGCACCATCAACGGCGTCGCGGCGGTGATGCCGGGACGCTGGGGCGATCACCTCGGGGTGATGGATCTGGTGCTGGAGAAAAGCGGCGACGGCTGGACTGTTGCCAATGCGCAGACCGAAGCCCGCCCGATTTATGATAAATATGAGAAAAAACCGCTGGTCGAAGCCGATGCCAAGCTGGTTGCTGCGGTTGCCAACGATCACACCGCGACCCGTGATTTCGTCAACCAGCCAATAGGCAAAGCCAGCGATGTAATGTACAGCTATCTGGCCCTGGTGCAGGATGATCCGACGGTACAAATCGTCAACCTGGCGCAGAAAGATTACGTGGAGCGCTTTATTCAGGGTGACCCGGACTTAGACGGGCTCCCGGTGCTCTCTGCCGCTGCGCCGTTCAAAGCCGGGGGACGGGCCAACGATCCGGCTAACTACACCGAGGTTGAAGCCGGTCAGCTGACGTTCCGCAACGCCGCCGACCTGTATCTGTACCCCAACACCCTGGTGGCGTTGAAAGTCACCGGCAAGGAAGTGAAAGAGTGGCTGGAGTGCTCAGCGGCCCAGTTCAACCAGATCAACCTCAACAGCGACCAGCCACAGGGGCTGATCAACTGGGACGGGTTCCGCACCTATAACTTTGATGTGATTGACGGCGTGCAGTACCAGATTGATGTCTCGCAGCCAGCCCGTTACGACGGGAACTGTAAGCTGATCAACGGTCAGGCCTCGCGGATCCGCGAGCTGACCTTTAATGGCAAACCGGTGAATCCGGAGCAGCCGTTCCTGATCGCCACCAACAACTACCGAGCCTACGGGGCCAAGTTTGCCGGCACCGGCGATGCCTTTATCGCATTTGCAGCCCCGGATGAAAACCGCACCGTACTGGCCAACTATATCAGCCGGATCAGCAAAGCTCAGGGTCAGGTCGTCCCGAAAGCCGATAACAACTGGCGCTTTGCCCCGCTGCAGAGCAAGCAGCCGCTGGACATTCGCTTCGAAACCTCGCCAAGTGAGAAAGCTGCGGCCTTCATCAAGGCCAACAGCCAATATCCAATGAAGCAAGTAGCGACCGACAAGATTGGATTTGCCGTTTATCAGATCGATCTCCAGTGA
- a CDS encoding Crp/Fnr family transcriptional regulator, which translates to MNEELQHFLSQLGASPAAITQALNAAELMELPTRHVLLNQGESPTHGYFLLDGVCHACYLTAEGKQYSKEFYWDQDVLLGFESLLSEQPSPFLLETLSASRLLALPLSLFRVWRDEGEPLFTRLLERQLLFKEQKERFMLMHTPEERYRLFSSSFPALMSRVTDYQIASYLGINPSSLSRLKQRLAQDE; encoded by the coding sequence ATGAACGAAGAACTGCAACATTTTCTCAGCCAGTTAGGCGCGTCTCCGGCTGCGATCACCCAAGCCCTGAACGCCGCCGAGCTGATGGAACTGCCGACCCGTCACGTGCTGCTCAATCAGGGAGAGTCTCCGACCCACGGCTATTTTCTGCTCGATGGTGTCTGTCATGCCTGTTACCTGACCGCAGAAGGCAAACAGTACAGTAAAGAGTTCTACTGGGATCAGGACGTCCTGCTCGGTTTTGAAAGCCTGCTGAGCGAGCAGCCGTCCCCATTTCTGCTGGAAACCCTCTCGGCAAGTCGTTTGCTGGCTCTGCCACTGAGTCTATTCCGCGTCTGGCGGGATGAAGGTGAGCCGCTGTTCACCCGCCTGCTGGAAAGACAGTTGCTGTTTAAAGAGCAGAAAGAACGCTTTATGCTGATGCACACACCCGAAGAGCGCTACCGGCTATTCAGCAGCAGCTTTCCGGCACTGATGTCACGAGTCACGGACTACCAGATCGCCTCTTATTTAGGGATCAATCCCAGCAGTCTGAGCCGCCTCAAACAGCGCCTGGCGCAGGATGAGTAA